In one window of Tursiops truncatus isolate mTurTru1 chromosome 5, mTurTru1.mat.Y, whole genome shotgun sequence DNA:
- the PLK4 gene encoding serine/threonine-protein kinase PLK4 isoform X5: protein MLSTPDTCCIEDFKVGNLLGKGSFAGVYRAESIHTGLEVAIKMIDKKAMYKAGMVQRVQNEVKIHCQLKHPSILELYNYFEDNNYVYLVLEMCHNGEMNRYIKNRRKPFSENEARHFMHQIITGMLYLHSHGILHRDLTLSNLLLTRNMNIKIADFGLATQLKMPHEKHYTLCGTPNYISPEIATRSAHGLESDIWSLGCMFYTLLIGRPPFDTDTIKNTLNKVVLADYEMPTFLSREAKDLIHQLLRRNPADRLSLSSVLDHPFMSRNSSTKSKDLGTVEDSIDSGHATISTAITASSSTSMSGSLFDRRRLLIDQPLPNKMTIFPKNKNSSDFSSSGDGSSLYTQWGNQEQETSNSGRGRAIQEAEERPHSRYLRRAHSSDRSGISNSQSRAKTYPMERCYSAEMLSKSKRSGVDENEERYSSTNSNANILHFFKEKTSNGSGSFERPDNNQALSNHLCPKNGKTPFPFPDQTAQTEMVQQWFGNLQINDPSSEQSKTRGVEPLLGYQKHTLRSITSPLTAYRLKPIRQKTKKAVVSILDSEEVCVELLKEYASQEYVKEVLHISSDGNMITIYYPNDGRGFPLADRPPSPTDNISRYSFDNLPEKYWRKYQYASRFVQLVRSKSPKITYFTRYAKCVLMENSPGADFEVWFYDGAKIHKTEDLIQVIEKTGKSYTLKGESEVNSLKEEIKMYMNHANEGHRICLALESIISEEEKKSGSAPFFPIIVGRKPSSTSSPKALTPPPSVDPNYPMRETPSLNRMIINSAASPKQAPILNPSMVTNEGLGLAGAASGTNSSPSSLKDCLPKSAQLFKSVFVKNVGWATQVWRK from the exons ATGCTGTCCACCCCAGACACCTGCTGTATCGAG gaTTTTAAAGTTGGAAATCTGCTTGGTAAAGGATCATTTGCTGGTGTCTATAGAGCTGAGTCCATTCACACTGGTTTGGAAGTTGCAATCAAAATG ATAGATAAGAAAGCCATGTACAAAGCTGGAATGGTACAGAGAGTCCAAAATGAGGTGAAAATACATTGCCAATTGAAACATCCTTCTATCTTGGAG CTGTATAACTATTTTGAAGATAACAATTATGTGTACCTAGTATTAGAAATGTGCCATAATGGAGAGATGAACAGgtatataaaaaacagaagaaaaccatTCTCAGAAAATGAAG CTCGACACTTCATGCACCAGATCATCACAGGAATGCTGTATCTCCATTCTCATGGTATATTACACCGGGACCTCACACTTTCTAACCTCTTACTTACACGTAATATGAACATCAAGATCGCTGATTTTGGGCTGGCCACTCAATTGAAAATGCCACACGAAAAGCACTATACTTTATGTGGAACTCCTAATTACATTTCCCCAGAAATTGCAACTCGAAGTGCACATGGACTTGAATCTGATATTTGGTCCTTGGGCTGTATGTTTTATACGTTACTTATTGGAAGACCACCTTTTGACACTGACACCATCAAGAACACgttaaataaagttgtattggcAGATTATGAAATGCCAACTTTTTTGTCAAGAGAAGCCAAGGACCTTATTCACCAGTTACTTCGTAGAAATCCAGCAGATCGTTTAAGTCTGTCTTCAGTATTAGACCATCCTTTTATGTCCCGAAATTCTTCAACAAAAAGTAAAGATTTAGGAACTGTAGAAGACTCTATTGATAGTGGACATGCCACAATTTCTACTGCAATTACGGCTTCTTCCAGTACCAGTATGAGTGGTAGTTTATTTGACAGAAGAAGACTTTTGATTGACCAGCCACTCCCAAATAAAATGACTATAtttccaaagaataaaaattcaagtgatttttcttcttcaggagaTGGAAGCAGCCTTTATACTCAGTGGGGAAATCAAGAACAAGAAACCAGTAATAGTGGAAGGGGAAGAGCAATccaagaggcagaagaaaggcCACATTCTCGATACCTTCGTAGAGCCCATTCCTCTGATAGATCTGGCATCTCTAATAGTCAGTCGCGAGCGAAAACGTATCCAATGGAACGATGTTACTCAGCAGAAATGCTTTCAAAATCCAAAAGATCAGGAGtagatgaaaatgaagaaagatacTCATCCACAAACAGCAATGCTAATATTCTTcacttctttaaagaaaagacaTCCAATGGTTCTGGATCTTTTGAAAGACCTGATAACAATCAAGCACT ctCCAATCATCTTTgtccaaaaaatggaaaaactccTTTTCCATTTCCAGACCAGACAGCTCAGACTGAAATGGTGCAACAGTGGTTTGGGAATCTGCAAATAAATG ATCCTTCTTCCGAACAAAGCAAGACGAGGGGTGTGGAGCCACTATTGGGGTATCAGAAACATACATTACGAAGCATTACATCTCCTTTGACTGCTTACAGGTTAAAACCAATCAGACAGAAAACGAAGAAGGCTGTG gtgagcATACTTGATTCAGAGGAGGTATGTGTGGAGCTTCTAAAGGAGTATGCATCTCAAGAATATGTGAAAGAAGTTCTTCATATATCTAGTGATGGAAATATG ATCACTATTTATTATCCAAATGACGGAAGAGGTTTTCCTCTTGCAGATAGACCGCCCTCACCTACTGACAACATCAGTAGGTACAGTTTTGACAATTTACCAG AAAAGTACTGGCGAAAATATCAATATGCTTCCAGATTTGTGCAGCTTGTAAGATCTAAATCTCCCAAAATCACTTATTTTACAAGATATGCTAAATGTGTTTTGATGGAGAATTCCCCTGGTGCTGATTTTGAGGTTTGGTTTTATGATG GAGCAAAGATACACAAAACAGAAGATTTAATTCAGGTGATCGAAAAGACTGGCAAATCTTACACCTTAAAAGGTGAAAGTGAAGTTAATAgcttgaaagaggaaataaaaatgtatatgaacCATGCTAATGAG GGCCACCGTATTTGTTTAGCACTGGAATCCATaatttcagaagaagaaaagaaaagtggaagTGCACCCTTTTTCCCAATAATTGTAGGAAg AAAACCTAGTAGTACTAGTTCACCTAAGGCCTTAACACCTCCTCCTTCTGTGGATCCAAACTACCCAATGAGAGAGACACCATCTCTGAATAGAATGATCATAAATAGTGCAGCTTCTCCAAAACAGGCACCAATACTTAATCCTTCT atggTTACAAATGAAGGACTTGGCCTTGCAGGTGCAGCTTCTGGAACTAACAGCTCTCCTAGTAGTCTAAAAGATTGTCTCCCTAAATCAGCACAACTTTTCAAGTctgtttttgtgaaaaatgtcggTTGGGCTACACAG gtatggagaaaatga
- the PLK4 gene encoding serine/threonine-protein kinase PLK4 isoform X1 — translation MLSTPDTCCIEDFKVGNLLGKGSFAGVYRAESIHTGLEVAIKMIDKKAMYKAGMVQRVQNEVKIHCQLKHPSILELYNYFEDNNYVYLVLEMCHNGEMNRYIKNRRKPFSENEARHFMHQIITGMLYLHSHGILHRDLTLSNLLLTRNMNIKIADFGLATQLKMPHEKHYTLCGTPNYISPEIATRSAHGLESDIWSLGCMFYTLLIGRPPFDTDTIKNTLNKVVLADYEMPTFLSREAKDLIHQLLRRNPADRLSLSSVLDHPFMSRNSSTKSKDLGTVEDSIDSGHATISTAITASSSTSMSGSLFDRRRLLIDQPLPNKMTIFPKNKNSSDFSSSGDGSSLYTQWGNQEQETSNSGRGRAIQEAEERPHSRYLRRAHSSDRSGISNSQSRAKTYPMERCYSAEMLSKSKRSGVDENEERYSSTNSNANILHFFKEKTSNGSGSFERPDNNQALSNHLCPKNGKTPFPFPDQTAQTEMVQQWFGNLQINAHLRETTECNSISPNRDFQGHPDLQDTTRNAWTDIRAKKSPDASDNAHSAKQLNNMKYMTAFHSKPEIIQQESIFGLDPSSEQSKTRGVEPLLGYQKHTLRSITSPLTAYRLKPIRQKTKKAVVSILDSEEVCVELLKEYASQEYVKEVLHISSDGNMITIYYPNDGRGFPLADRPPSPTDNISRYSFDNLPEKYWRKYQYASRFVQLVRSKSPKITYFTRYAKCVLMENSPGADFEVWFYDGAKIHKTEDLIQVIEKTGKSYTLKGESEVNSLKEEIKMYMNHANEGHRICLALESIISEEEKKSGSAPFFPIIVGRKPSSTSSPKALTPPPSVDPNYPMRETPSLNRMIINSAASPKQAPILNPSMVTNEGLGLAGAASGTNSSPSSLKDCLPKSAQLFKSVFVKNVGWATQLTSGAVWVQFNDGSQLVVQAGVSSISYTSPDGQTTRYGENEKLPEYIRQKLQCLSSILLMFSNSTPSLH, via the exons ATGCTGTCCACCCCAGACACCTGCTGTATCGAG gaTTTTAAAGTTGGAAATCTGCTTGGTAAAGGATCATTTGCTGGTGTCTATAGAGCTGAGTCCATTCACACTGGTTTGGAAGTTGCAATCAAAATG ATAGATAAGAAAGCCATGTACAAAGCTGGAATGGTACAGAGAGTCCAAAATGAGGTGAAAATACATTGCCAATTGAAACATCCTTCTATCTTGGAG CTGTATAACTATTTTGAAGATAACAATTATGTGTACCTAGTATTAGAAATGTGCCATAATGGAGAGATGAACAGgtatataaaaaacagaagaaaaccatTCTCAGAAAATGAAG CTCGACACTTCATGCACCAGATCATCACAGGAATGCTGTATCTCCATTCTCATGGTATATTACACCGGGACCTCACACTTTCTAACCTCTTACTTACACGTAATATGAACATCAAGATCGCTGATTTTGGGCTGGCCACTCAATTGAAAATGCCACACGAAAAGCACTATACTTTATGTGGAACTCCTAATTACATTTCCCCAGAAATTGCAACTCGAAGTGCACATGGACTTGAATCTGATATTTGGTCCTTGGGCTGTATGTTTTATACGTTACTTATTGGAAGACCACCTTTTGACACTGACACCATCAAGAACACgttaaataaagttgtattggcAGATTATGAAATGCCAACTTTTTTGTCAAGAGAAGCCAAGGACCTTATTCACCAGTTACTTCGTAGAAATCCAGCAGATCGTTTAAGTCTGTCTTCAGTATTAGACCATCCTTTTATGTCCCGAAATTCTTCAACAAAAAGTAAAGATTTAGGAACTGTAGAAGACTCTATTGATAGTGGACATGCCACAATTTCTACTGCAATTACGGCTTCTTCCAGTACCAGTATGAGTGGTAGTTTATTTGACAGAAGAAGACTTTTGATTGACCAGCCACTCCCAAATAAAATGACTATAtttccaaagaataaaaattcaagtgatttttcttcttcaggagaTGGAAGCAGCCTTTATACTCAGTGGGGAAATCAAGAACAAGAAACCAGTAATAGTGGAAGGGGAAGAGCAATccaagaggcagaagaaaggcCACATTCTCGATACCTTCGTAGAGCCCATTCCTCTGATAGATCTGGCATCTCTAATAGTCAGTCGCGAGCGAAAACGTATCCAATGGAACGATGTTACTCAGCAGAAATGCTTTCAAAATCCAAAAGATCAGGAGtagatgaaaatgaagaaagatacTCATCCACAAACAGCAATGCTAATATTCTTcacttctttaaagaaaagacaTCCAATGGTTCTGGATCTTTTGAAAGACCTGATAACAATCAAGCACT ctCCAATCATCTTTgtccaaaaaatggaaaaactccTTTTCCATTTCCAGACCAGACAGCTCAGACTGAAATGGTGCAACAGTGGTTTGGGAATCTGCAAATAAATG CTCATTTAAGAGAAACTACTGAGTGCAACAGCATTAGCCCAAACAGAGATTTCCAGGGCCATCCAGATTTGCAGGACACAACAAGAAATGCCTGGACTGATATAAGAGCCAAAAAGAGCCCTGATGCTTCTGATAATGCGCATTCTGCAAAACAGTTGAATAACATGAAATACATGACTGCATTTCACAGTAAACCTGAGATAATTCAACAAGAATCTATTTTTGGCTTAGATCCTTCTTCCGAACAAAGCAAGACGAGGGGTGTGGAGCCACTATTGGGGTATCAGAAACATACATTACGAAGCATTACATCTCCTTTGACTGCTTACAGGTTAAAACCAATCAGACAGAAAACGAAGAAGGCTGTG gtgagcATACTTGATTCAGAGGAGGTATGTGTGGAGCTTCTAAAGGAGTATGCATCTCAAGAATATGTGAAAGAAGTTCTTCATATATCTAGTGATGGAAATATG ATCACTATTTATTATCCAAATGACGGAAGAGGTTTTCCTCTTGCAGATAGACCGCCCTCACCTACTGACAACATCAGTAGGTACAGTTTTGACAATTTACCAG AAAAGTACTGGCGAAAATATCAATATGCTTCCAGATTTGTGCAGCTTGTAAGATCTAAATCTCCCAAAATCACTTATTTTACAAGATATGCTAAATGTGTTTTGATGGAGAATTCCCCTGGTGCTGATTTTGAGGTTTGGTTTTATGATG GAGCAAAGATACACAAAACAGAAGATTTAATTCAGGTGATCGAAAAGACTGGCAAATCTTACACCTTAAAAGGTGAAAGTGAAGTTAATAgcttgaaagaggaaataaaaatgtatatgaacCATGCTAATGAG GGCCACCGTATTTGTTTAGCACTGGAATCCATaatttcagaagaagaaaagaaaagtggaagTGCACCCTTTTTCCCAATAATTGTAGGAAg AAAACCTAGTAGTACTAGTTCACCTAAGGCCTTAACACCTCCTCCTTCTGTGGATCCAAACTACCCAATGAGAGAGACACCATCTCTGAATAGAATGATCATAAATAGTGCAGCTTCTCCAAAACAGGCACCAATACTTAATCCTTCT atggTTACAAATGAAGGACTTGGCCTTGCAGGTGCAGCTTCTGGAACTAACAGCTCTCCTAGTAGTCTAAAAGATTGTCTCCCTAAATCAGCACAACTTTTCAAGTctgtttttgtgaaaaatgtcggTTGGGCTACACAG TTAACTAGTGGAGCTGTGTGGGTTCAGTTTAATGATGGGTCCCAGTTGGTTGTGCAAGCAGGAGTGTCTTCTATTAGTTATACATCTCCAGATGGTCAAACAACTAG gtatggagaaaatgaaaaattaccagAATACATCAGACAGAAATTACAGTGTCTTTCTTCCATCCTTTTGATGTTTTCTAATTCAACGCCTAGTCTTCATTGA